The nucleotide window TTGATTTCATCAGCCACCATCAATAGTTTCAGATGAGATATGCACTGCATGTGATTTTAATCGTCCTGGCAAAAAGTGTCTCCGGAAGCTGGAATGGGTTTGGCGTGGTGAAATGTACATGGCAAAAAGAAGGTATATTTTCTAGTCATATAATACGAAGTGGGCAGCTTTAGATAGATTGCTATTGAAACTTGAAATTCTGTTTATACCAAACATCAGTGATTATTACCACATAAAGAGGCAACTCGAGTCTGAACTTGTTGAAGTAGGAGATGGTCAACGATCAAAGTCTTTTCTTGATTTGCCTAAAGCAGAACAACAAGTAAAGATCAAGGACCGTTTAAAGAAATACTGTCAAAAGGTAAGTTGCTAACTTTGCTATGTCGTCTTCGTTTAACTTCTTTTTCTAGCACAATTGAATAGTCCCTTTTTATCTATTTTCCTAGGCATATAAAAAAGTTCTTGAAAAGCCGGTCACAGAAGTTCGAGAAGCAGGGATCTGCATGCGAGAAAATCCTTTTTATGTTGATACCGTACGGAGGTAAGACAAGCTTGTGGATTGTATGCTTATCTATAGTGTTTTTAATTGCTGTACTATGTCAACAGTATCAGTTTGGAACTTTTCAGCTGTTCACCAAGTTTGCTCATATGAATTTTTGCTTTCTGTTAAAAGTTTCCGAGATAGGAGGTATGAATACAAAGGCCTTAATAAAGTTTGGAAAGGTAAGCTGTCTGAAGCAAAGGCTAGCGGCAATTCCATAAATATTCAAGAAGCACAGGTGCCTTTTTGAATGTGTCTTTCTATTGTTTAAACTCGCTCTGGCTTTGATAAGTAGAGAGAATGCTATATGCCACTAATTGATCTACATTTTCATTGATTTTCACAGGATTTGGTAGTTCTGTATGATTCATTGCAGCTGGCTCATAAATGCATTTTAAACTCCTTTTATGGTTATGTCATGCGCAAGTATGTTTATTTGCTTTCACTGTTTCCAGCatactgtctgtactagtctatGTAGCATTATATGTCTTCAAGCAGTGTAACTACAAAGCCTTTGTTCCCTCCCTTCAGGGGTGCAAGATGGTACTCAATGGAGATGGCTGGAGTTGTTACATATACTGGTGCAAAAATCATTCAGAATGCTCGATTGTTGGTTGAAAAAATTGGAAAACCCCTCGAGTTAGACACAGATGGTATTTGGTGTGCATTACCAGGCTCTTTCCCTGAGAATTATACCTTCAAGACAAAGTATGATTTGGTTCTTAAGATGCATTGTTTCTTCAAGTGTTATTGCTGTCTCCCTTTCTTCTATTCTTGTAATCTGTGCTGTGTAATATTTGTTGTCtgcaatgtttttttttttttaaatttttatagagGTTTGTCTTCTATATTAAGAGTGGTATTTTTTTCTGCTGTTATACTGAACGTCATGATGATTATGGATGTGCATTTCAGAGATCCAAAGAAGAAGCTGACAATCTCTTATCCTTGTGTAATGCTGAATGTTGATGTGGCTAGAAACAATACCAATGATCAGTACCAGGTTGAAGCCGACTCTAGTCCTGTACTCTGCTTGTTTCACTTTCAGATGGTTTTTGCATGACTATTAGTCTATTATTGTTGCAACCTTAAATAAACTAGAGACACTATTTTCTACTACTTAAAAGAAACTATCTCCACTTCCATTTTTCAGACTCTCAAGGACCCCATCAATAAGACGTATACAATACACAGTGAATGCTCAATTGAGTTTGAAGTGGATGGACCATATAAGGTGAAACACAAACACCTAATACACATCTTTAAGCAAACTTCAATGTTCGCCGTGCCATCCCTTTTTGGAACTTTGTGCTGTTTAATAAGGCATGATAACTATATTgattatccttttatttttttctgcaaGTAGGCAATGATTCTTCCCGCTTCCAAGGAAGAAGGTATTCTAATTAAGAAGCGCTATGCAGTTTTCAATGATGATGGTACGCTTGCCGAACTTAAAGGTTTTGAGATTAAACGTAGAGGTGAGCTAAAGCTCATC belongs to Capsicum annuum cultivar UCD-10X-F1 unplaced genomic scaffold, UCD10Xv1.1 ctg79071, whole genome shotgun sequence and includes:
- the LOC124894998 gene encoding DNA polymerase epsilon catalytic subunit A-like, giving the protein MYMAKRSDYYHIKRQLESELVEVGDGQRSKSFLDLPKAEQQVKIKDRLKKYCQKAYKKVLEKPVTEVREAGICMRENPFYVDTVRSFRDRRYEYKGLNKVWKGKLSEAKASGNSINIQEAQDLVVLYDSLQLAHKCILNSFYGYVMRKGARWYSMEMAGVVTYTGAKIIQNARLLVEKIGKPLELDTDGIWCALPGSFPENYTFKTKDPKKKLTISYPCVMLNVDVARNNTNDQYQTLKDPINKTYTIHSECSIEFEVDGPYKAMILPASKEEGILIKKRYAVFNDDGTLAELKGFEIKRRGELKLIKVFQVLHL